CTCACCATCCTCCGGCGAGCGGGGAGCTGACATGGCCGTGCAGATCCTGCGCCGCGCGCTGATCTTCGTGGTGAGCGCGCTGGTCGCCTCCGTCGCCGTCTTCGGGTTGCTGGCCGTGCTGCCCGGCGACCCGGCCCAGGTCGCGCTCGGCGTGAGCGCCACCCCGGAGCTGCTGGCCAAGACCCGGCAGGAGTTCGGCATCGACCGGCCGCTGGCCACGCAGTACTTCGAGTGGATCGGCGGAGTGCTCTCCGGCGACTTCGGCAACTCCTACGTCACGCGGGAACCCATCGGGCCGCAGCTGATCGACCGCCTCGGCGTGACGATGTGGCTGGTGGGCGCGGGAATGCTGGTCGCGCTGCTGATCGCGTTGCCCGCGGGGGTGTTCGCCGCGGTCCGGCACCGCCGCGCCAGCGGCTCGGTGATCTCCGGGTTGAGCCAGCTCGGCGTCGCGGTGCCCGGCTTCGTCGCCGCGATCATCCTGGTGCAGGTGTTCGCGGTGCAGCTGCGCTGGTTGCCCGCCGGTGGCTGGACACCGCCGATCGTCGATCCGCTGGACTTCCTCAGCGGACTGTTGCTTCCCGCGCTGTCGCTCGGCCTGGTCCAAGGCGCGGTGCTCACCCGGTACGTCAGGTCCTCGGTGATCGACGTGCTCCGCGAGGACTACCTGAGAACGGCGCGCGCCAAGGGTTTGACGCCGTACCGGGCGCTGTTGCGGCACGGCCTGCGCAACGCGTCGGTGCCGGTGGTGACCGTCCTGGGCCTGCAACTGGCGACACTGCTGATCGGCGCGGTGGTGATCGAGCGGGTCTTCGTGATCCCGGGCCTCGGCAGCATGCTGCTCGACGCGGTCAGCAACCGGGATCTGTTGACAGTGCAGGGAATCGTGCTCGTGCTCGTACTGGCGGTGCTGCTGGTGAACTTCGTCGTGGACGTGCTCTACACAGTTCTGAACCCGCGTTTGAGGCAGGCGTCATGACGGCCGACGTGATTCTTCCCTCGGAGGGCGCATCGTGACTGTTCAGGTGAGGCGTTCGACCAGCCCGAGCTTGTGGGTGGGCCTGTGGCTCGTCGGCCTGGTCGTGGTCACGGCGCTCGTGTCGTTCCTGTGGACGCCGCACGATCCGACCTTGGTGGATGCGGCGCAGCGCCTGCGCGGACCCGGTACCGACTACCTCTTCGGCACCGACAAGTTCGGCCGC
The window above is part of the Allokutzneria albata genome. Proteins encoded here:
- a CDS encoding ABC transporter permease, with the translated sequence MAVQILRRALIFVVSALVASVAVFGLLAVLPGDPAQVALGVSATPELLAKTRQEFGIDRPLATQYFEWIGGVLSGDFGNSYVTREPIGPQLIDRLGVTMWLVGAGMLVALLIALPAGVFAAVRHRRASGSVISGLSQLGVAVPGFVAAIILVQVFAVQLRWLPAGGWTPPIVDPLDFLSGLLLPALSLGLVQGAVLTRYVRSSVIDVLREDYLRTARAKGLTPYRALLRHGLRNASVPVVTVLGLQLATLLIGAVVIERVFVIPGLGSMLLDAVSNRDLLTVQGIVLVLVLAVLLVNFVVDVLYTVLNPRLRQAS